Proteins from a genomic interval of Stenotrophomonas sp. 24(2023):
- a CDS encoding chemotaxis protein CheB: MSVSEAPPTLAVALLARPGKARERLREALDHADVQLVLEDDPTVLDLEALRAAGAQAVVVALEPAIEDALERLDPVLSAPELTLVFDEADVAARRDGWDAQRWGRHLAAKLHGHQRVLPPGAEDEPALLPEPGLPVTPEQLHAGAALERHLQEADQRAPSVPADTLYAAQEAGLPAYQPPASLSEPMSLEEALAALQPTAPVAPVTSAPEPVPAVQVPAEPVPATPPPVSFGDHTRWSLVDEDAAPVQAVAPATAPPVVPAFEASALSLVDLDAPAEGGRAGAVLVLAGIGGPDALRRLLGALPEGLAVPVLVHMRLDGGRYGNLVKQMARVSPLPVLLAETGHTARPGQVYILADETGLQVQRDGLHFISSSTGLQLSTLDAAHSAVVLLSGAELGHVDAALDLAAAGAWVAGQTGEGCYDPAAATAVVAAGMAAGEPQELAQVIAARWASEEGDGQ, from the coding sequence GTGTCCGTGAGTGAAGCCCCCCCGACGCTGGCGGTCGCGCTGCTGGCCCGTCCGGGCAAGGCACGCGAACGCCTGCGTGAAGCGCTGGACCATGCCGATGTGCAGCTGGTGCTGGAAGACGATCCCACCGTGCTGGACCTGGAGGCGCTGCGCGCCGCCGGTGCCCAGGCCGTGGTGGTCGCACTGGAACCGGCCATCGAAGACGCGCTGGAGCGCCTGGACCCGGTGCTGTCCGCGCCGGAACTGACCCTGGTGTTCGACGAGGCCGACGTGGCGGCACGCCGCGATGGCTGGGACGCGCAGCGCTGGGGCCGGCATCTGGCCGCCAAGCTGCACGGCCACCAGCGGGTGCTGCCGCCCGGGGCCGAAGACGAACCGGCGCTGCTGCCCGAACCCGGCCTGCCGGTGACACCGGAACAGCTGCATGCCGGCGCCGCGCTGGAGCGCCACCTGCAGGAGGCCGACCAGCGGGCGCCTTCCGTGCCGGCCGACACGCTGTATGCGGCGCAGGAGGCCGGCCTGCCGGCCTACCAGCCGCCGGCCAGCCTGTCTGAACCGATGTCGCTGGAAGAGGCGCTGGCGGCGCTGCAGCCGACGGCCCCGGTGGCCCCGGTGACCAGCGCACCGGAGCCGGTTCCTGCGGTCCAGGTTCCGGCCGAGCCGGTGCCCGCAACGCCGCCGCCGGTCTCCTTCGGCGACCACACCCGCTGGTCGCTGGTGGACGAAGATGCCGCCCCGGTGCAGGCCGTCGCGCCAGCCACGGCGCCGCCGGTTGTGCCCGCCTTCGAGGCCAGCGCGTTGTCGCTGGTCGATCTGGATGCGCCCGCTGAAGGCGGCCGCGCCGGCGCCGTGCTGGTGCTGGCCGGCATTGGCGGCCCCGACGCACTGCGCCGCCTGCTGGGCGCGCTGCCGGAAGGCCTGGCCGTGCCGGTGCTGGTGCACATGCGCCTGGACGGTGGCCGCTACGGCAACCTGGTCAAGCAGATGGCGCGCGTCTCGCCGTTGCCGGTGCTGCTGGCCGAAACCGGCCACACGGCGCGGCCCGGGCAGGTCTACATCCTGGCCGACGAAACCGGCCTGCAGGTACAGCGTGATGGCCTGCACTTCATTTCCAGCAGCACGGGGCTGCAGCTGTCCACGCTTGATGCGGCGCACAGCGCGGTGGTGCTGCTCAGTGGCGCCGAACTGGGGCATGTCGATGCCGCGCTGGACCTGGCCGCGGCCGGTGCGTGGGTGGCCGGCCAGACCGGGGAAGGCTGTTACGACCCCGCAGCGGCCACGGCCGTGGTGGCGGCAGGCATGGCGGCCGGCGAGCCGCAGGAACTGGC
- a CDS encoding Hpt domain-containing protein — protein MNSLRDAMSHAALGWVKPELDETLRQARNEVEYFAEDPADGSRMRLCAGYLHQVQGTLRMVELYAPAMVAEELEQLAHAVGAGDVPDRDEACATLMRGSVLLPDYLERLQNGHRDIPIVLLPLLNDIRAARGAPGINESVLFAFAPDSASASEAELDHARGSLSGRNRELLDTVGSAVKEELLRIKDALDLHLRTGAAPEQLHVQAQELNAVADTLGMMGLGVARNVVVQQRDALQAVVKGEHAIDEGLLLDIAGALLYVDASLDDQVAHLGAGGSGEDDPSVVESRRTVEVLAHEAIANFAAAREHFVAFIETSWNHAELQDVPRLVGEVAGALRMLDLGTAADYLIGVQRYIATELVGRQRVPSGRQLDTLADAMASLEYYLEALRDRRPGREDILDITRSSLESLRYWPLPPLEDSSAVAMASALDEGIAPVVAETIVPVPFTVEPAALAVEVTPAGPAPGSVRAPLPDVTFDPLPDAPPAAPAAAPLVFAATTAPVPDVPLWDVVGYDLVEPAVALADVPATPVAHWQLDADRPPMADADVPADATGESSTVATPSPLAFDPVAAEHALPALAEETVTFHFDSAALDNADDVLSLEAMETLPPLPDDDATAHWVLQADDHAPPLHDGPAGAGLTASDAAAADDADADADPGQAAAALPAMAPTVSGSVVDAAITPISFSDEDAAFLADLSAAAADFNPHAPAPLADAGQVAAAAPGIEAGFEDDAENIDQDIREVFLEEFDDELGNLATLLPAWRAQPDSVDRLRPIRRVFHTLKGSGRLVGARTLGEFAWKIEGMLNRVLDGSRPASPAVVAMVDQAHQALPQLNAALRHGQRVTMDLQAMQAIADRVAGGEETFYVALASAAPPAAPAVDAVPPPAAIAMPEADLPAAPEGTPANIDSVLLEILEAEVDTHQATLQAWLQSAQQAPQPVSDALLRAVHTMNGAFAMTDVPEITAVTGGAESYIKRALAADVVPAPEAVDALADTARAIAATMRALQAEQPRIALQEPLAQRLRALAAQLPEAQWPAMGIALDDGDDLSDAVAGDEPHDVQDDASAAIAAEEDVVPSAGVDDAAPAPLAIEEAVPPQDMREPLRAGADTALAEPVAVPERAELTASDDLSRYFDLAQTLPAAEPVAAPAAEVVGNSEEGTAEAPAVEAPDVALTGADDLSAFLDADVLPVGEHELPVWDEDELAGPVAVAVEDSLLNAVDAGDDDLAALDSDADSLHDEEAVPAFGEPVALEVALAAGLHVIEDAGQEQDRQGPWPVLGLQASERAPGEAEAFAEEADVGGTAAVGEGESIDLPPPATVHGEAGEDAVAASPAAAGTPVPFFEMEQAPGGIPTTDEPAVDEAAPVVPAAVSVAAEPAHEADALDFTLLDRELVDIFVEEGKDLLDHCDGLISELRNAPQDRDVLAGLQRDLHTLKGGARMAGINAIGDLGHGIESLLEAVAAGRTDIERSDVHLLERGFDRLHQMLTRTGDHRQVAAAGDLVTAFELRTRGDSGTVAPAAAEVDAAAVAPSAPAPLSAPLSAPLPAEGSSEDDPLARPQQEQVRVRADLLDRLVNHAGEVAIYRSRLEQQLGAFRGAMGELERTNARLRDQLRRLDLETEAQIVARYQREQDHADQKFDPLELDRFSTLQQLSRALNESAADLGGLQAVLDDLSRQYDGLLQQQSRVSSELQDGLMRARMVPFDGLVPRLRRVVRQAGLDTGKQVHLTLEGTHGELDRNVLDRMVAPLEHMLRNSVAHGLEVPEQRRVAGKPEEGEIAIRLHREGSEIVLDVADDGAGLDREAIRRRAIDRGLLAPDAQPGEQELDNLIFASGFTTVDQVSQLAGRGVGMDVVRNEVRQLGGTVDIQSVRGQGVRFTLRLPQTLAVTQAVFVQIGETTFAVPVASVSGIGRLSRERFESADSTYRYGGEDYTLYDLGTLVGQAPARADGQAQVPLLLVRAGDLRAAVAIDQVLGNREIVVKPVGLQIASVPGIYGATITGDGRVVVILDVAPLVRRHLANPQAPVAITAPRQERQVPLVMVVDDSLTMRKVTSRILERHNFEVSVARDGVEALEHLEERVPDLMLLDIEMPRMDGYELATAMRADDRFRAVPIVMITSRSGDKHRQRAFEIGVQRYLGKPYQELDLMRNVYDLLGIARVRE, from the coding sequence ATGAACAGCCTGCGCGATGCGATGAGCCATGCCGCGCTGGGCTGGGTCAAGCCCGAGCTGGACGAGACCCTGCGCCAGGCGCGCAACGAGGTCGAGTATTTCGCCGAAGATCCGGCCGATGGCAGCCGCATGCGCCTGTGCGCCGGCTACCTGCACCAGGTGCAGGGCACCCTGCGCATGGTCGAACTGTACGCCCCGGCGATGGTGGCCGAAGAACTGGAGCAGCTGGCCCATGCGGTCGGTGCCGGTGACGTGCCTGACCGTGATGAGGCCTGCGCCACGCTGATGCGCGGCAGCGTGCTGCTGCCCGATTACCTGGAGCGCCTGCAGAACGGCCATCGCGACATCCCGATCGTACTGCTGCCGCTGCTCAACGACATCCGCGCCGCGCGCGGTGCACCGGGCATCAACGAAAGCGTGCTGTTCGCCTTCGCCCCGGACAGCGCCAGCGCCAGCGAAGCGGAGCTGGACCATGCCCGTGGCAGCCTGAGCGGGCGCAACCGCGAACTGCTCGACACGGTCGGCAGTGCAGTGAAGGAAGAACTGCTGCGCATCAAGGACGCCCTGGACCTGCACCTGCGGACGGGCGCGGCCCCGGAACAGCTGCATGTGCAGGCGCAGGAGCTCAATGCCGTTGCCGATACCCTGGGCATGATGGGCCTGGGCGTGGCGCGCAACGTGGTGGTGCAGCAGCGCGATGCCCTGCAGGCGGTGGTCAAGGGTGAACACGCCATCGACGAAGGGCTGCTGCTGGACATCGCCGGTGCGCTGCTCTACGTCGATGCATCGCTGGACGACCAGGTCGCCCATCTGGGCGCCGGTGGCAGTGGCGAGGATGATCCCAGCGTGGTGGAAAGCCGCCGCACCGTGGAAGTGCTGGCCCATGAGGCCATCGCCAACTTCGCGGCAGCCCGCGAGCATTTCGTTGCCTTCATCGAAACCAGCTGGAACCACGCCGAACTGCAGGACGTACCCCGCCTGGTCGGCGAGGTCGCCGGCGCGCTGCGCATGCTCGATCTGGGCACCGCTGCCGATTACCTGATCGGCGTGCAGCGCTACATCGCCACCGAACTGGTCGGGCGCCAGCGCGTGCCCAGCGGCCGCCAGCTGGACACGCTGGCCGATGCCATGGCCAGCCTGGAGTATTACCTGGAAGCCCTGCGCGACCGACGCCCGGGGCGCGAAGACATCCTGGACATCACCCGCAGCAGCCTGGAAAGCCTGCGTTACTGGCCGCTGCCGCCGCTGGAGGATTCCAGCGCCGTGGCCATGGCCTCCGCGCTGGACGAAGGCATCGCGCCGGTCGTGGCCGAAACCATCGTGCCGGTACCGTTCACGGTCGAGCCCGCCGCGCTGGCCGTCGAGGTAACCCCGGCCGGGCCGGCACCGGGCTCGGTGCGGGCACCGCTGCCCGATGTCACCTTCGATCCGTTGCCTGACGCACCGCCGGCCGCCCCGGCCGCCGCGCCGCTGGTGTTCGCCGCGACCACCGCTCCGGTGCCGGACGTGCCCCTGTGGGACGTGGTCGGCTATGACCTGGTCGAGCCGGCTGTCGCGCTGGCCGATGTGCCGGCCACGCCGGTGGCGCATTGGCAGCTTGATGCGGACAGGCCGCCGATGGCCGATGCCGACGTGCCGGCCGATGCGACCGGTGAGAGCAGCACCGTGGCCACACCGTCGCCCCTGGCGTTTGACCCGGTTGCCGCCGAACACGCGCTGCCGGCGCTGGCCGAGGAGACGGTGACCTTCCACTTCGACAGTGCAGCGCTGGACAACGCCGATGACGTGCTGTCGCTGGAGGCGATGGAAACGCTGCCGCCGCTGCCTGACGATGACGCCACCGCGCACTGGGTGCTGCAGGCCGACGACCATGCCCCGCCGCTGCACGACGGCCCGGCCGGTGCCGGCCTGACGGCCAGCGACGCCGCGGCGGCTGACGATGCCGATGCTGATGCCGACCCCGGGCAGGCCGCTGCCGCGCTGCCGGCCATGGCCCCGACCGTGTCCGGTTCGGTGGTCGATGCGGCGATCACGCCGATTTCCTTCAGCGATGAAGATGCCGCGTTCCTGGCCGATCTCAGCGCGGCCGCGGCGGATTTCAATCCGCACGCGCCCGCACCGCTGGCCGACGCCGGGCAGGTGGCAGCGGCTGCGCCGGGCATCGAGGCGGGGTTCGAGGATGATGCCGAGAACATCGACCAGGACATCCGCGAGGTGTTCCTGGAAGAGTTCGATGATGAACTGGGCAACCTGGCGACGTTGTTGCCGGCCTGGCGTGCCCAGCCGGACAGCGTGGACCGGCTGCGGCCGATCCGCCGCGTGTTCCACACGCTCAAGGGCAGCGGCCGCCTGGTTGGCGCGCGTACGCTGGGTGAGTTCGCCTGGAAGATCGAGGGCATGCTCAACCGCGTGCTCGACGGCAGCCGGCCGGCCAGCCCGGCAGTGGTGGCGATGGTCGACCAGGCCCACCAGGCACTGCCCCAGCTCAACGCGGCGCTGCGCCACGGCCAGCGGGTGACGATGGACCTGCAGGCGATGCAGGCCATTGCCGACCGCGTGGCCGGCGGCGAGGAAACCTTCTACGTCGCCTTGGCATCGGCCGCACCGCCCGCCGCGCCTGCCGTGGACGCAGTACCGCCGCCGGCGGCCATCGCGATGCCGGAGGCGGACCTGCCGGCCGCCCCGGAAGGAACGCCTGCCAACATCGACAGCGTGCTGCTGGAGATCCTCGAGGCCGAAGTGGACACCCACCAGGCCACGCTGCAGGCCTGGCTGCAGTCGGCACAGCAGGCGCCACAGCCGGTCAGCGATGCACTGCTGCGCGCCGTGCACACCATGAACGGTGCGTTCGCGATGACCGACGTGCCGGAAATCACGGCCGTCACCGGTGGCGCCGAGTCGTACATCAAGCGGGCCCTGGCGGCTGACGTCGTACCCGCGCCGGAAGCGGTGGATGCGCTGGCCGACACGGCCCGGGCGATTGCCGCTACCATGCGGGCCCTGCAGGCCGAGCAGCCGCGCATCGCGCTGCAGGAGCCGCTGGCGCAGCGCCTGCGGGCACTGGCCGCGCAGTTGCCGGAGGCACAGTGGCCGGCCATGGGCATCGCGCTGGATGACGGCGACGATCTGTCCGATGCGGTGGCGGGCGACGAGCCGCATGACGTGCAGGATGACGCTTCCGCCGCGATCGCCGCGGAAGAGGACGTCGTGCCGTCGGCCGGGGTCGATGACGCCGCGCCGGCGCCGCTGGCCATTGAGGAGGCCGTGCCGCCCCAGGACATGCGGGAGCCGCTGCGGGCCGGTGCCGACACCGCGCTGGCCGAGCCGGTGGCGGTGCCGGAACGCGCTGAGCTGACTGCCAGTGATGATCTGTCGCGTTACTTCGATCTCGCGCAGACGCTGCCGGCAGCGGAGCCTGTCGCGGCCCCGGCGGCCGAGGTCGTTGGGAACAGTGAAGAAGGCACGGCGGAAGCGCCGGCAGTGGAGGCGCCGGATGTCGCCCTGACCGGAGCGGATGACCTGTCTGCATTCCTGGATGCCGATGTGCTGCCGGTCGGCGAGCACGAGCTGCCTGTCTGGGATGAAGATGAACTGGCCGGGCCGGTCGCGGTGGCTGTCGAGGACAGCCTGCTGAATGCGGTCGATGCCGGAGACGATGACCTGGCCGCTCTCGACAGCGACGCGGACAGCCTTCACGATGAAGAGGCTGTGCCGGCCTTTGGTGAGCCGGTTGCGTTGGAGGTTGCCCTGGCGGCAGGCCTGCACGTGATCGAGGATGCCGGTCAGGAGCAGGATCGGCAGGGGCCATGGCCCGTGCTGGGCCTGCAGGCCAGCGAACGCGCGCCGGGCGAGGCGGAAGCCTTTGCCGAGGAAGCGGACGTGGGCGGGACGGCGGCAGTCGGTGAAGGAGAGAGCATCGATCTGCCGCCCCCGGCCACGGTGCATGGGGAGGCTGGAGAAGACGCTGTTGCAGCGTCGCCTGCTGCGGCCGGTACCCCGGTCCCGTTCTTCGAAATGGAGCAGGCGCCAGGCGGCATCCCGACCACCGACGAACCGGCTGTGGACGAGGCCGCGCCGGTGGTACCGGCGGCCGTGTCCGTTGCGGCCGAGCCTGCCCACGAGGCCGATGCGCTGGATTTCACCCTGCTCGACCGCGAGCTGGTGGATATCTTCGTGGAGGAAGGCAAGGATCTGCTCGACCACTGCGATGGGCTGATCAGCGAACTGCGCAACGCACCGCAGGACCGCGATGTGCTGGCGGGCCTGCAGCGCGACCTGCACACGCTCAAGGGCGGTGCCCGCATGGCCGGCATCAACGCCATCGGCGACCTGGGCCATGGCATCGAGTCGCTGCTGGAAGCCGTCGCGGCGGGCCGCACCGATATCGAACGCAGCGATGTGCACCTGCTGGAGCGCGGCTTCGACCGTCTGCACCAGATGCTCACCCGTACCGGTGATCACCGCCAGGTGGCCGCCGCCGGGGATCTGGTGACGGCCTTCGAACTGCGCACGCGTGGTGACAGCGGAACCGTTGCCCCGGCCGCTGCCGAGGTCGATGCCGCTGCGGTGGCCCCGTCGGCGCCGGCCCCGCTGTCGGCCCCGTTGTCCGCCCCGCTGCCGGCCGAAGGCAGCAGCGAGGACGATCCGCTGGCCCGGCCGCAGCAGGAACAGGTGCGCGTGCGCGCCGATCTGCTCGACCGCCTGGTCAACCATGCCGGTGAAGTGGCGATCTACCGCTCGCGCCTGGAACAGCAGCTTGGTGCCTTCCGTGGCGCCATGGGCGAGCTGGAGCGTACCAACGCGCGACTGCGCGACCAGCTGCGCCGCCTGGACCTGGAAACCGAGGCGCAGATCGTCGCCCGCTACCAGCGCGAACAGGACCATGCCGACCAGAAGTTCGATCCGCTGGAACTGGACCGCTTCTCCACGCTGCAGCAGCTCAGCCGCGCGCTGAATGAATCGGCGGCCGACCTTGGCGGCCTGCAGGCGGTGCTGGACGACCTGTCGCGCCAGTACGACGGCCTGCTGCAGCAGCAGTCGCGCGTGAGCTCGGAACTGCAGGATGGCCTGATGCGCGCGCGCATGGTGCCGTTCGACGGCCTGGTACCGCGCCTGCGCCGTGTCGTGCGCCAGGCCGGCCTGGATACCGGCAAGCAGGTCCACCTGACCCTGGAAGGCACCCACGGCGAACTGGACCGCAACGTGCTCGACCGCATGGTCGCGCCGCTGGAGCACATGCTGCGCAATTCGGTGGCCCATGGTCTGGAAGTGCCCGAACAGCGCCGCGTCGCCGGCAAGCCGGAGGAAGGCGAGATCGCCATCCGCCTGCACCGCGAAGGCTCGGAAATCGTGCTGGACGTGGCTGACGACGGGGCCGGCCTGGACCGCGAGGCGATCCGCCGCCGTGCCATCGACCGTGGCCTGCTGGCCCCGGATGCGCAGCCGGGCGAACAGGAACTGGACAACCTGATCTTCGCTTCCGGCTTCACCACCGTTGACCAGGTCAGCCAGCTGGCCGGTCGCGGCGTGGGCATGGACGTGGTGCGCAATGAAGTGCGCCAGCTGGGCGGCACGGTGGACATCCAGTCCGTGCGTGGGCAGGGCGTGCGCTTCACCCTGCGTCTGCCGCAGACGCTGGCGGTCACCCAGGCGGTGTTCGTGCAGATCGGCGAAACCACCTTTGCCGTGCCCGTGGCATCGGTCAGCGGCATCGGCCGCTTGTCGCGCGAGCGCTTTGAAAGCGCCGACAGCACCTACCGCTACGGTGGCGAGGACTACACCCTGTACGACCTGGGCACGCTGGTCGGGCAGGCACCGGCACGGGCCGATGGCCAGGCCCAGGTGCCGCTGCTGCTGGTGCGTGCCGGCGACCTGCGTGCCGCCGTGGCCATCGACCAGGTGCTGGGCAACCGCGAAATCGTGGTCAAGCCGGTGGGCCTGCAGATCGCCTCCGTGCCCGGCATCTACGGTGCCACCATCACCGGCGATGGCCGGGTGGTGGTCATCCTCGACGTGGCCCCGCTGGTGCGCCGCCACCTGGCCAACCCGCAGGCGCCGGTGGCCATCACCGCTCCCCGCCAGGAGCGGCAGGTGCCGCTGGTGATGGTGGTGGACGACTCGCTGACCATGCGCAAGGTCACCAGCCGCATCCTGGAACGCCACAACTTCGAGGTCAGCGTGGCCCGCGACGGCGTCGAAGCCCTGGAGCACCTGGAAGAACGCGTGCCGGACCTGATGCTGCTGGACATCGAGATGCCGCGCATGGACGGCTACGAGCTGGCCACGGCGATGCGTGCCGATGACCGGTTCCGTGCGGTCCCGATCGTGATGATCACCTCGCGCAGCGGCGACAAGCACCGCCAGCGCGCTTTCGAGATCGGCGTCCAGCGTTACCTGGGCAAGCCTTACCAGGAGCTGGACCTGATGCGCAACGTGTACGACCTGCTGGGGATTGCCCGTGTCCGTGAGTGA
- a CDS encoding methyl-accepting chemotaxis protein, translating to MSTASDATKPGKLRMGGTNAWLALLLLSMIVFGLNTGVATWQGSRLADAGSKAAELQVLSQQLANQGRDAVAGNAPAFTAFKATRNDVEEHVSSLQGRYGSEPGVSGAIRTLADTWAPLGKQAGQLVASEPAVLALAGNANNFTGAVPGLQAQLNELVRAMSASGATSAQVYSALQQVVVAGSMARRVTEMRAGGSGAAMAGDALARDITVFSQVLDGLRNGNEELGITAVRGPAAVAQLEKSQAQWDTMKRDADAILASSRQLFAAQAAASSLAAGSSDMLRDSRGLFQAFSSFGSVSDTRLFPNFWIGVASGALSLVAIIGFVTISVRSRSREQELRYQTQVEFNSRNQQAIMRLLDEISSLGEGDLTVKASVTEDMTGAIADAINYAVDELRHLVTTINDTSAKVAVSTQETQATAMQLAEAAGHQANQITSASDRIGEIAASIEQVSRNSAESADVAQRSVVIAAEGAGVVRETIQGMDQIRDQIQETSKRIKRLGESSQEIGSIVELINDISEQTNILALNAAVQAASAGEAGRGFAVVADEVQRLAERTSGATRRIEGLVQAIQADTNEAVTSMEQTTSEVVSGARLAEDAGTALTEIERVSNALNTLIKNISIAAQQQSAAASDITRTMGVIRQITGQTSQGAGQTAESIGHLAQLAADLRRSVADFKLPA from the coding sequence ATGAGTACTGCTTCGGACGCCACCAAGCCCGGCAAGCTGCGCATGGGCGGCACCAACGCCTGGCTGGCCCTGCTGCTGTTGTCGATGATCGTGTTCGGCCTCAACACCGGCGTGGCCACCTGGCAGGGCAGCCGCCTGGCCGATGCCGGCTCCAAGGCCGCCGAGCTGCAGGTGCTTTCCCAGCAGCTGGCCAACCAGGGGCGTGACGCGGTGGCCGGCAACGCGCCGGCGTTCACCGCCTTCAAGGCCACCCGCAACGACGTCGAGGAACACGTTTCCAGCCTGCAGGGCCGCTATGGCAGCGAGCCGGGGGTGTCCGGCGCGATCCGGACCCTGGCCGATACCTGGGCGCCGCTGGGCAAGCAGGCCGGCCAGCTGGTGGCCAGCGAACCGGCGGTGCTGGCGCTGGCCGGCAATGCCAACAACTTCACCGGTGCGGTACCGGGCCTGCAGGCCCAGCTGAACGAGCTGGTGCGCGCGATGAGTGCGTCCGGCGCGACCTCCGCGCAGGTCTACAGCGCCCTGCAGCAGGTGGTGGTGGCCGGTTCGATGGCCCGCCGCGTGACCGAAATGCGCGCCGGTGGCAGTGGCGCGGCAATGGCCGGCGATGCACTGGCACGCGACATCACCGTGTTCTCGCAGGTGCTTGACGGCCTGCGCAACGGCAACGAAGAACTGGGTATCACCGCCGTGCGCGGGCCGGCCGCCGTGGCGCAGCTGGAAAAGTCGCAGGCGCAGTGGGACACCATGAAGCGCGATGCGGATGCCATCCTGGCCAGTTCGCGCCAGCTGTTCGCCGCGCAGGCCGCCGCCAGCAGCCTGGCTGCCGGCTCCAGCGACATGCTGCGTGACAGCCGTGGGCTGTTCCAGGCGTTCTCGTCCTTCGGTTCGGTCAGCGACACCCGCCTGTTCCCGAATTTCTGGATCGGCGTGGCCTCCGGCGCGCTCTCGCTGGTGGCCATCATCGGCTTCGTCACCATTTCGGTGCGCAGCCGTTCGCGCGAACAGGAACTGCGCTACCAGACCCAGGTGGAGTTCAACAGCCGCAACCAGCAGGCGATCATGCGGCTGCTGGATGAAATTTCCTCGCTGGGCGAGGGCGACCTGACGGTGAAGGCCTCGGTGACCGAGGACATGACCGGCGCCATCGCCGACGCGATCAACTACGCCGTGGACGAACTGCGCCACCTGGTGACCACCATCAACGACACCTCGGCCAAGGTGGCCGTGTCGACCCAGGAAACCCAGGCCACCGCCATGCAGCTGGCGGAAGCGGCCGGCCACCAGGCCAACCAGATCACCTCGGCCTCGGACCGTATCGGTGAAATCGCGGCCAGCATCGAACAGGTGTCGCGCAACTCGGCCGAGTCGGCCGACGTGGCGCAGCGCTCGGTGGTGATCGCCGCCGAGGGTGCCGGCGTGGTGCGCGAGACCATCCAGGGCATGGACCAGATCCGCGACCAGATCCAGGAAACCTCCAAGCGCATCAAGCGGCTGGGCGAGTCCTCCCAGGAAATCGGTTCGATCGTGGAACTGATCAACGACATTTCCGAGCAGACCAACATCCTGGCACTGAACGCCGCCGTGCAGGCAGCCTCGGCCGGCGAGGCCGGCCGTGGTTTCGCCGTGGTGGCCGACGAAGTGCAGCGCCTGGCAGAACGCACCTCCGGCGCGACCCGACGCATCGAAGGCCTGGTACAGGCCATCCAGGCCGACACCAACGAAGCGGTCACCTCGATGGAGCAGACCACCTCCGAAGTGGTGTCCGGCGCACGCCTGGCCGAGGACGCCGGTACCGCACTGACCGAGATCGAGCGCGTGTCCAACGCGCTGAACACCCTCATCAAGAACATCTCCATCGCCGCCCAGCAGCAGTCCGCGGCCGCGTCGGACATCACCCGCACGATGGGCGTGATCCGCCAGATCACCGGCCAGACCTCGCAGGGTGCGGGGCAGACCGCCGAATCGATCGGCCATCTGGCGCAGCTGGCGGCCGACCTGCGCCGTTCGGTCGCCGACTTCAAGCTGCCGGCGTGA
- a CDS encoding chemotaxis protein CheW produces the protein MRSPFDILEAYERRSLAHAVPLPERHFAQDLWRGVGYRVGQRRLVSDFREVVEIVPMPPVTPVPCAQPWLLGVGNLRGNLFPVVDLKLFLEGERTVAQEGQRVLLMRQAGGDVALTIDELYGQRSFDAAQQAAPGALAEGRYGHFVDRAFHADGHDWGVFSLSLLSRTPEFRQAAA, from the coding sequence ATGCGCTCGCCCTTCGACATCCTTGAAGCCTACGAACGGCGCAGCCTGGCCCATGCCGTGCCGCTGCCGGAGCGGCACTTCGCGCAGGACCTGTGGCGTGGCGTGGGCTACCGTGTCGGCCAGCGCCGGCTGGTGTCCGATTTCCGCGAGGTCGTGGAAATCGTGCCGATGCCGCCGGTCACGCCGGTGCCCTGCGCGCAGCCCTGGCTGCTGGGGGTGGGCAACCTGCGCGGCAACCTGTTCCCGGTGGTGGACCTGAAGCTGTTCCTGGAAGGCGAACGCACCGTGGCCCAGGAAGGCCAGCGCGTGCTGCTGATGCGCCAGGCCGGCGGCGATGTCGCCCTGACCATCGACGAACTGTACGGCCAGCGCAGCTTCGACGCCGCGCAGCAGGCCGCCCCCGGCGCGTTGGCGGAGGGCCGCTATGGCCACTTCGTCGACCGTGCCTTCCATGCCGATGGCCACGACTGGGGCGTGTTCTCGCTGTCGTTGCTGTCGCGCACTCCTGAATTCCGGCAAGCCGCGGCCTGA
- a CDS encoding response regulator has product MARIVLIEDSPTDRAVFTQWLRRAGHEVLEADNAEDGLQLVRDQAPQLVLMDVVLPGMSGFQATRAMARDAATRHIPVIIVSTKAMETDRAWGLRQGAADYIVKPPREEDLIARINELVA; this is encoded by the coding sequence ATGGCTCGTATCGTTCTGATCGAGGATTCACCGACCGACCGCGCGGTGTTCACCCAGTGGCTGCGCCGTGCCGGCCACGAGGTACTGGAAGCGGACAACGCCGAAGATGGCCTGCAGCTGGTCCGCGACCAGGCACCGCAGCTGGTGCTGATGGATGTGGTGCTGCCGGGCATGAGCGGCTTCCAGGCCACCCGCGCGATGGCGCGTGATGCCGCCACCCGGCACATCCCGGTCATCATCGTCAGTACCAAGGCGATGGAAACCGACCGTGCCTGGGGGCTGCGGCAGGGGGCCGCCGATTACATCGTCAAGCCGCCGCGCGAGGAAGACCTGATCGCGCGCATCAACGAACTGGTGGCCTGA